The Pseudoalteromonas rubra DNA segment AGCTATCCAAAGCTTTGCTCAATGTCAAAGATATCTTGCTAGTCGGCTTTTTCCTTAACATCGGTCTGAATGCCAATATCTCGCTCGAAGCCGTGCTGATTGCCGTGTTACTTGCCGTCGTATTACCGGTCAAAGTCTTTATTTATTATCTGTATACCAATATGTTCAGACTACGTGCCCGGACATCACTGCTCAGCGCATTTACACTGTCAAACTACAGTGAATTTGGTCTGATCGTATGTGCTGTCGCTGCCAGCAGTGGCATGATCACCGCCGACTGGCTCGCCGTGGTTGCGCTGGCTGTCTCTGTCACATTTGTACTGGCCACGCCACTCAACAAGAAAGCCAATGAAATCTACGTGAAACTGGAGCCCCTGCTGGTGAAATTTGAAAGTGATAAGCGGCTCGAAGAAGAACTGCCTGTAAACTTAACCGACACACGCATAGTGATATTTGGCATGGGACGTATTGGCACCGGTGCTTATGAGACCATTCATGCTTCTTATCCAGGCTCAGTCGCAGGTGTCGACATCAAACCTGAAGTCGTCGAAAAGCATATAAGTCTGGAGCGTCGCGTACTACTGGCAGATGCAACGGACCCTGATTTCTGACACTATTACTGTTCAGTATTGGTTTAAAACTAAAAGTCTCGAATCTGATTAAACCTCAGGTTTGGGCGCCTGCCAGCTTACACTTGGTGACCAGCATTGCCTTTTTCGCCTCGTTGTTACTGATGTTAGGTGCGTTTGGTTTGCCTTTATTTGTCGACTTGTCCTGGCAAAGTGCCTGCCTGGTTGGATTTGCGTTCAGTTTTTCCAGCACCGTATTTGCCGTTAAAGTACTGGAAGAGCGAGGCGAGATGGCCAGTCTGCATGGTAAAATTTCCATCGGGATCCTGGTTATGCAGGATATCTTTGCGGTGATCTTCCTCGCCATCAGTACAGGAAAGTCGCCCAACATATGGGCGCTTGCTCTGCTGGTTGGTTTGCCATTGTTACGACCGCTGCTATTCTGGATACTCAACCGTTCAAAGCACGGCGAACTCTTACCTTTGTTCGGATTCTTCTTTGCACTGGTACTCGGTTACCACGGGTTCGAGTTAGCTGGTCTGAAAGGTGATTTGGGTGCCCTGATCATAGGCATGATTTTCGCACCGCATAAAAAAGCAGGTGAGCTATCCAAAGCTTTGCTCAATGTCAAAGATATCTTGCTAGTCGGCTTTTTCCTTAACATCGGTCTGAATGCCAATATCTCGCTCGAAGCCGTGCTGATTGCCGTGTTACTTGCCGTCGTATTACCGGTCAAAGTCTTTATTTATTATCTGTATACCAATATGTTCAGACTACGTGCCCGGACATCACTGCTCAGCGCATTTACACTGTCAAACTACAGTGAATTTGGTCTGATCGTATGTGCTGTCGCTGCCAGCAGTGGCATGATCACCGCCGACTGGCTCGCCGTGGTTGCGCTGGCTGTCTCTGTCACATTTGTACTGGCCACGCCACTCAACAAGAAAGCCAATGAAATCTACGTGAAACTGGAGCCCCTGCTGGTGAAATTTGAAAGTGATAAGCGGCTCGAAGAAGAACTGCCTGTAAACTTAACCGACACACGCATAGTGATATTTGGCATGGGACGTATTGGCACCGGTGCTTATGAGACCATTCATGCTTCTTATCCAGGCTCAGTCGCAGGTGTCGACATCAAACCTGAAGTCGTCGAAAAGCATATAAGTCTGGAGCGTCGCGTACTACTGGCAGATGCAACGGACCCTGATTTCTGGCAACGCGTCAATCACTCTAATGTTGCTATGGTTATGCTGGCAATGCCAAAGCACATGCAAAATATTTACGCGCTGGAGCAGCTAAAAGCGTCAGGCTTTTCAGGTCAGGTTACCGCAATCGCCAACTACCCGGATCAACAAAAAGAACTTGAAGATTTAGGCGTACATTCGACTTATAACTTCTACCTGGAGGCTGGTAGCGGCTTCGCAGAACACGTTAAAGAAAAATTATTTTCATAGACTAAAAAAGAATTCTCAGTATCGATAGGGGTACTGAGAATTATTTCTAATTCCGCATCATATAGTTACATCTAGACGTCTAAAAATCAGGCACATAACTCTGACGGTTTTGTAACTCTACGATTTACAAAGCTTTACATCATCGTTGGTAATTGCCCCTCAATTCGAAGTACACTGAGCTCAGTAGGTTGGTTGCACTAATCTATTTTCTCAATTTAAATCTGACACTTATACCCCTCAATCAGGAACATTGAGTGGGGACCATATTATTCGAGAGGGCAAGCATGTTAAAAAATAAATCAGCTTCTTACTTTCCTGCAGCGGTGGATGATGCAAGTGCAGGCCCGCTCGCAAAATTGCAAGCGCAATTAGATGCTATTCAAGATTCAGGAATGACAGCGTTGACAATTAGGGACATTCTTTTTCACAAAATGCTGGACATGCATGCAGTCCCTAAAGAACACTTTTTACGCGATCAGGCAACCCCTGACAGATTAGATGACCCAGCGATTATTGAGCAACTAAACGCGCTGGGATTCTATCGCACCTCGCCAGGCCAGGTGCACTAAGTCTCAATTTATGGGAGCCTACTCTCCCTTATAGGCTGGCAATGCCCGTCGCCAGCCTATTTCTCTTCCCTCACATCCTCACGCGCCTTTTTAGGCAACACGCTAAGCCATGCCTCTCGCAGCGGTTTCAGATATATGGCGCTCAAACTATCATGGCCTGCATCGTAACGACCTACACCGATCTCAATATTGCTCACTGCTGATGCACGGATCAAGCTTCTGCCCATTCTGTCCCATATGGCCAGTGCCGAGCCCAGGTTAGTATCAAAATGAGCCGGATCGGCACTGTGATGGATCTGGTGTTGTGCAGGACTGATAAACCAGTTCTCTATCTTATCTCCCCAGCTGAACCAGATGTGTGAATGTCTCAGGTTTGAGCCAAAAATATTGAATAGAAAAACAAAGGCATTAGCCCCCAGGATATCAAACATACTCAGCGCCGTACCGAAGACAAAGTAGCCTAGCCCAACCACAACCCCCTGCGTCAAAGCCATCCGGCATGCATACAAGTAACTTTCAACCGGGTGGGAGCGGTATATGGTGAACGGGGTCAGCACTTTCGCAGAATGATGCACCTTGTGAAACTCCCAAAGAAACGGGATTTTATGTAATGCCAGATGTAACAGATAGCGAGTAAAGTCATCGACCAGGAACAACATCAGTGTAAAAAGAAAAATCACCACTGAATCATCCCAGGCCAAATGCAGTGGTGCACCAAATAGCCATTCAAGGCCATCGGAGATTGCTATAGCGACCGGCACCATAGTTAAGACAATAGGTGCAAACGTCAGCGCTTTGATCAGTTTGTTGACGACAAATAAGCCATAATCCAGTTTCGCACTGTCAGACAGCCATACATCACGCGGGAACAGAAACCCCAGGAAGCCTTTAAGCGAACGAGGGCCTTGCAGTTTGTTGTAAACCAGACCAGCCATCACCACTGCACTAAGCAAGTACAGCCAATAAATGCGTTTATTTGCATCCAGTAAATAACCGGGCAAAGATGATAAGCTTTGCCAGAGCGTTTCGATCATAAAGTGGACTGACTCCTGTAAAAAAGGCCACTAATGAGTGGCCCTGTAAGTATACATAATTATGTCAGATGCGCAGCGGATTGTGCATCTGACATTGCTGCATTCAGTTTAGAATGAATACTTATAACCCAGTGTAAACTGGCGAGGTTTACCAGGTCGCGCCCCGTAAGGACGACGGCTGACAATCTTGGTCTCATCCAGCAGGTTATCAACTTTAGCGTAAACCTGACCGTATTTACCCAGCTCATAGACCGCTGACAGATCAACGGTGGTGATCGCTGACACCTCTTTGCCTTCAAGCACCAGATCATAGCTACCATTTGGCGCATTTGAGTCTGTACTGCTATCCCAGCTTCGTCCCGCCGCTTCCGACATGGAGCCAACATACTTTACAGCAAGCGATACACGCCAGTCAGGAGCCGACAAACCGATGTTAAAGCTGGCCTGATGCTCGGGCAGATAAGGCAGCTCGTCACCACTTTTCACGTGACCCCACTGAGCAAAGTTCGTGTATCGATCGTTTTTGAATTCACCTTTGGTGTAGGTGTAAACAAACCCGTAAGGAATATCAATTTGCAGATTCAGAGGGTAGCGCTGACTAAACTGGGCTTCCAGACCATATACATGGGCCTCACCGCCGTTAAACTCTTTACCGACTTCCAGCGCACCACAGTTAGACTGGCCACAGCTTTCTTTCAGGTTGCTGTAATCATTGAAAAAGCTAACCACTTCAAGCTGCGTTACCCCATCATTAAAGCGGCCGCCGAATTCATAGTTGGTACTCTTCTCGATTTCGATATCAACCGATTGCTGCGGCGATGCTGGAGAGAACCCCTGATGAACGCCAAACAAAATACCTGAGTCTTCCGACAACTGATAGAAACCACTCATACCCGGTAACCAGATCCGTGTGGTTTTGTCCTGCCAGTCATCCGCATTGACAGTACTCTGGTACGCCATATCCATTAGCTCACCACGAATACCCAGGCCCAGAGTCAGGGCATCTATGGTGACCTTGTCCTCCAGGTAAACAGACCAGGCCTTCGTATTTTCGGTGTTCTGAGAGGTATAGACCTTATCCAGGCCCAAGTTAAACGCACTGCCGTCTCTCATTCCGTAGGTTTCGTTAAAGTGCTTACGTTCTATCTCATCTTCATGAAAGCGGACACCGAACGATAAGGTATTATCATAACCTGCCAGCTTAAACTTGGCGGAGCCGTCAACCTGGATCCCTTGCGAGAAGTACTCGCGGTCATTGGTGCCCATCGACAGGTAATTGGGACGGCCACTGTCGGCAATCGAGTCAGCCGTGCCACTGATCACCTGATACAAACGTTGGTATTGCTCATCTTCCGGATTGGCTAGGATCTCAGGCAAGGTCGCATCCGTGTTAGTCAAGCCATCCAGCTTTAACCAGGCGCGCTCATAATCATTGCGATAAACGCGTGATGTCAGGCTCACATCTTGATACTTCAGATGGTGGGAGAACATCACCTGACTGTGCTTAGTATCCATATTGTCAGGCTGAGACGCAGCATAACGACGATATGGCGTAGCGTCAAAGTCCGCATCGGTCAGGCCAAGATACGTTTCATTAGATAGCTCATCTGCATAACTGAGCTTGAGTCCGAACGTGTGCTCAAACTCCCCTTGTTGCAGCTTGTAGTTGAACTTAGCCAGCAGGTCATTTTTCTCGAATCCGGTATCTGCACCGCCATCCAGGTCTTTAAACCCATCTGCTTGCAAATTCACCCCTTCGAGTAAAAACCCAACATTGTTCACTACAGACCCAAAATAGGCATGCGCTTTGGTGTAGCCGTCACTGCCCATGGCAAGGTCAATAGACCCTTCCGAAAATTCAGGTACAGCTCGAGTCACCAGGTTCAGTGCACCGGCGACAGACTGAGGTCCATGTTTGATGGCAGCGGGACCTTTAAAGACCTCAACGGCTGTCATCCGAGTTGTCACAGGGAAATAATACGCAGCAGGGGCTGAATAAGGTGCCGGGCCAATCAGCACACCATCTTCCATAATGGTGATTTTTTTGCTTCGTTCTGGTGTTACACCACGAAAGCCGATGTTAGGACGCAAGCCATAACCATCTTCTTCACGGATATTCACACCTGGTACTGATGCCAAAATACGATGGATATCATCGTACTCAAACTCCGCCAACTGCTCTTCAGTTAACAGTGTCGCAGAGCCCGCTTCTGTGCGAAGTTTATCGTAATGACTCAGGATTTGAATATGTTCCATGTCGTCATTGTTTGCATCACTATTTGCCAATACCTGAGGCGCTGCTAGCGCAACAGCCATAGCCAACACAGATCTTTTCATCATGGGTCCTTTAGTCATTATCACCTGCCGATGTTTGAGGTAGTTCCAGCGCCAACTTTTGAATAAAGTCATTTTTCAACTCATCAGTGACATCTTTCACCTTAGCGTGGGTATTCGTCACACCCGCGGTATCTTCATCTAATGCTTGCTGTAAGCTACCATTGAGTGCATCTGTCGCCGCTTTGGCATCTGCAATACCCTGCAACATCACTTCTTTGGTCTGACTGGCGTCTTGTTCGTCGAGGAAATCATCAAACCCCGTCGTATCTTCACTGTCAGTGCCCTGGCCAAGGAAAATTTGCTCAAATGCCGCAATGTTGGCCTGGATATTTTCTATTGAGTGCTTAGCAAAGCGTGACTCTACTGCCTCAGGACACACTTCTGTACCACATTGGTTAGCAAATAAGCCCAGCGGGGTCGCAAGTTTATAGTCCTTGAGCTCTTCCGTCATATAGAAAAGCGCGTCGGAAATAAGGTTAACGGCCTCTGTGACTGTGGTAAATTCGCTACCAGATTCACCCGCATTCTTTAGTTTAGCCGCGTACCCTTGCTCACCTGCCCATTCAAACATCAGCCGTTCTGACGTTGCCTTCAGATCAGTGGACACCTCAACGGCATACTGACAGCGCATGACGCGACGTTGCTGATCTTCAAGCGTATTCCACTGAGTTAGAATGTCACCACTGGCTGCCGCAGAGCAACTGTGGTCAAGCTCGTTGTTGAACAGCAAATACTCGAGGGCATCTAAACCACGACGTTTATCACTGCGCTTGCTGATGTCGTAAGGAACACCATTGATTTCGCCCTGTGCAAAATAAGCCACATCCTGATCAACGTTACAATAATTGGTATCTGGCCAGGAGTAGATGTCTTTACGCAGAGCTTTATCATCTGCGAGCAATGGGCCAACAATCATGAGTTCGGCATGTTGCCAGCTCACCATGGCCTCTTTCCAGCTGTTTTGTGCAGCAAGTAATGCTTCATCTCGTGCTGTCTTCGCTGCATCGTCCTGCAAGGTTGGGTCAAATGCCGTTTCCAGGTCACAGTACGCTTTTATCACCGCAGGCTGTGTACTTGCTTTATCAGCAAATTGCTGGAACGTGGGAGTAAAAACGTTGTCGGTCAGGTTAGCTACGAGCTTTTTCTGATCGAACGTTGTTGGCTCTACCACCGGAGTGCCCTGATTATATCCTGGACCCGCAGAACTGGACGTGCTTTCGCCACATCC contains these protein-coding regions:
- a CDS encoding sterol desaturase family protein, whose amino-acid sequence is MIETLWQSLSSLPGYLLDANKRIYWLYLLSAVVMAGLVYNKLQGPRSLKGFLGFLFPRDVWLSDSAKLDYGLFVVNKLIKALTFAPIVLTMVPVAIAISDGLEWLFGAPLHLAWDDSVVIFLFTLMLFLVDDFTRYLLHLALHKIPFLWEFHKVHHSAKVLTPFTIYRSHPVESYLYACRMALTQGVVVGLGYFVFGTALSMFDILGANAFVFLFNIFGSNLRHSHIWFSWGDKIENWFISPAQHQIHHSADPAHFDTNLGSALAIWDRMGRSLIRASAVSNIEIGVGRYDAGHDSLSAIYLKPLREAWLSVLPKKAREDVREEK
- a CDS encoding imelysin family protein, producing MRIHSRPIILATAIGLALSGCGESTSSSAGPGYNQGTPVVEPTTFDQKKLVANLTDNVFTPTFQQFADKASTQPAVIKAYCDLETAFDPTLQDDAAKTARDEALLAAQNSWKEAMVSWQHAELMIVGPLLADDKALRKDIYSWPDTNYCNVDQDVAYFAQGEINGVPYDISKRSDKRRGLDALEYLLFNNELDHSCSAAASGDILTQWNTLEDQQRRVMRCQYAVEVSTDLKATSERLMFEWAGEQGYAAKLKNAGESGSEFTTVTEAVNLISDALFYMTEELKDYKLATPLGLFANQCGTEVCPEAVESRFAKHSIENIQANIAAFEQIFLGQGTDSEDTTGFDDFLDEQDASQTKEVMLQGIADAKAATDALNGSLQQALDEDTAGVTNTHAKVKDVTDELKNDFIQKLALELPQTSAGDND
- a CDS encoding TonB-dependent receptor family protein; this encodes MKRSVLAMAVALAAPQVLANSDANNDDMEHIQILSHYDKLRTEAGSATLLTEEQLAEFEYDDIHRILASVPGVNIREEDGYGLRPNIGFRGVTPERSKKITIMEDGVLIGPAPYSAPAAYYFPVTTRMTAVEVFKGPAAIKHGPQSVAGALNLVTRAVPEFSEGSIDLAMGSDGYTKAHAYFGSVVNNVGFLLEGVNLQADGFKDLDGGADTGFEKNDLLAKFNYKLQQGEFEHTFGLKLSYADELSNETYLGLTDADFDATPYRRYAASQPDNMDTKHSQVMFSHHLKYQDVSLTSRVYRNDYERAWLKLDGLTNTDATLPEILANPEDEQYQRLYQVISGTADSIADSGRPNYLSMGTNDREYFSQGIQVDGSAKFKLAGYDNTLSFGVRFHEDEIERKHFNETYGMRDGSAFNLGLDKVYTSQNTENTKAWSVYLEDKVTIDALTLGLGIRGELMDMAYQSTVNADDWQDKTTRIWLPGMSGFYQLSEDSGILFGVHQGFSPASPQQSVDIEIEKSTNYEFGGRFNDGVTQLEVVSFFNDYSNLKESCGQSNCGALEVGKEFNGGEAHVYGLEAQFSQRYPLNLQIDIPYGFVYTYTKGEFKNDRYTNFAQWGHVKSGDELPYLPEHQASFNIGLSAPDWRVSLAVKYVGSMSEAAGRSWDSSTDSNAPNGSYDLVLEGKEVSAITTVDLSAVYELGKYGQVYAKVDNLLDETKIVSRRPYGARPGKPRQFTLGYKYSF